A region of Micromonas commoda chromosome 4, complete sequence DNA encodes the following proteins:
- a CDS encoding predicted protein → MAKIGQGDERWIVADREDGTNVNSWHWQEKDAFEWSRERFADLIGAIEFEDGGVRCRCTGVTALTGEAYVNRRKGKIICGYELDLKIGYEGTILDGGKTVTGNVHFPYIADENAGEEHEAKVLAAGEGPDDRKVKEIMRLVALPKMAEGVAKFEKELAKGGPGGEGADPNEAKNASGDKKPGDVQSNAEKERESRTDKTAPLSQKSHTIRITERFYCRPRDVCDALMDGQRVMHFSRSPAQVRPEPGPFMMFDGNIHGETLEYVPGEKIVQNWRFRNWKEGHFSKVTITFREPEPGNCFVDLVQTNVPETDAFDNETVMDTTEVGWKQQIFERIRQVFGYGA, encoded by the exons ATGGCAAAAATCGGCCAGGGCGACGAACGTTGGATCGTTGCCGACCGCGAGGACGGCACCAACGTTAACAGCTGGCACTGGCAAGAGAAGGACGCTTTCGAGTGGTCCAGAGAGCGCTTCGCAGATCTCATCGGCGCGATCGAgttcgaggacggcggcgtccgatgCAGGTGCACtggcgtcaccgcgctgacGGGCGAGGCTTACGTCAACAGGCGCAAGGGGAAGATCATCTGCGGCTACGAGCTCGACCTCAAGATCGGGTACGAGGGCACCATCTTGGACGGCGGTAAGACCGTCACGGGCAACGTGCACTTCCCCTacatcgccgacgagaacgcgggggaggagcacgaggcgaaggtgctcgccgccggggagggaCCGGACGACAGGAAGGTCAAGGAGATCATGAGGCTCGTCGCCCTACCCAAGAtggcggagggcgtcgccaagttcgagaaggagctcgcgaaaGGAGggccgggcggcgagggcgcggacccCAACGAGGCGAAAAACGCATCGGG GGACAAGAAGCCCGGAGACGTCCAGAGCaacgccgagaaggagagGGAATCGAGGACCGACAAGaccgcgccgctctcgcaGAAGTCGCACACCATCCGCATCACCGAGCGCTTCTACTGCAGGCCGCGGGATGTCTGCGACGCGCTCATGGACGGACAGCGAGTCATGCACTTCTCGCGGTCCCCCGCGCAGGTTCGCCCCGAACCCGGACCTTTCATGATGTTCGACGGTAACATCCACGGCGAGACCTTGGAGTACGTCCCGGGCGAGAAGATCGTGCAGAACTGGAGGTTTCGCAACTGGAAGGAGGGTCACTTCAGCAAGGTCACCATCACCTTccgcgagcccgagcccgggaACTGCTTCGTGGACCTGGTGCAAACAAACGTGCCAGAGACGGATGCGTTTGATAACGAGACGGTGATGGACACCACGGAGGTTGGGTGGAAGCAGCAGATCTTCGAGCGCATTCGCCAGGTGTTCGGGTACGGCGCCTAG
- the ASN2 gene encoding asparagine synthase, translated as MCGIFAVIGLTGDPLHNRKRVYGLSKRIRHRGPDSYKMDVSIKEDGKQTYMVHKRLSIVAPGPSGEQPLYTDASHDTTFIANGEIYNHGHLREKYNIVSENKSDCQVIGHLYEQNGPEFIRELDGMFAFVIEDRKTGTIMAGRDHMGKIPCYIAYGKDGSVWFSSEMKTLVDDPGIAKYEIFPPGHYYIREKGETEGKMVRWYDPKWVTDVEYIPDRKADYTELRETVVDAVKNRLMADVPYAVLLSGGLDSSLITSIAVRHKKESKNTFGADEPVHSFSIGIKGAPDLIAARKVADALGTVHHEIHFTPEEALDALPDIVWHLETFEQVRASVPMYLLSRAIKSYGFKMVLSGEGADELFGGYLYFHKAPSAAEFHKECARKTTRLHQWDVLRANKSTMAWGIEVRTPLLSQQVCDYAMNTDPEQKMIRMNETDEDGHPFLEKYLLRKAFDTPDQPYLPDEVLWRQKEQFSDGVGYDWVDGLQDYANKMVSDEQFANREQRFPLNPPTTKEYYLLREIFEEHFVTGMENGDCAYATCPFGKSIACSTPEAVAWDPEWEKSVGDISGRAVKNVHVAGDKFDLKKDGAGKDTKSSAKEKKPAEAASVMAIIGGHAGVRGSVAVKAAKGPVKSGARALGGRGRAAVKSRFVGLRAVRASAVAFA; from the coding sequence ATGTGCGGCATCTTCGCCGTCATCGGCCTCACGGGCGACCCGCTGCACAACAGGAAGCGGGTGTACGGACTGTCCAAGCGCattcgccaccgcggcccGGACTCGTACAAGATGGACGTTTCCATCAAGGAGGACGGTAAGCAGACGTACATGGTCCACAAGCGCCtctccatcgtcgcgcccggcccGTCGGGTGAGCAACCGCTCTacaccgacgcgtcgcacgacACCACCTTCATCGCCAACGGCGAGATCTACAACCACGGGCACCTCCGCGAGAAGTACAACATCGTGTCCGAGAACAAGAGCGACTGCCAGGTGATCGGTCACCTCTACGAGCAGAACGGACCCGAATTtatccgcgagctcgacgggaTGTTCGCGTTTGTCATCGAGGATCGCAAGACGGGCACCATCATGGCGGGCCGCGACCACATGGGCAAGATTCCCTGCTACATCGCCTACGGCAAGGACGGCAGCGTGTGGTTCTCCAGCGAGATGAAGACCCTGGTCGACGACCCGGGAATCGCCAAGTACGAGATTTTCCCGCCGGGCCACTACTACATCCGCGAGAAGGGTGAGACCGAGGGCAAGATGGTCCGCTGGTACGACCCGAAGTGGGTCACCGACGTGGAGTACATCCCCGATCGCAAGGCGGACTACACCGAGCTCAGGGagaccgtcgtcgacgcggtgaagaATCGCCTGATGGCGGACGTTCCTTACGCGGTGCTCCTCTCCGGCGGCCTCGACTCCTCCCTCATCACCTCCATCGCGGTGAGGCACAAGAAGGAGTCCAAGAACAccttcggcgcggacgagcccgTGCATTCCTTCTCCATCGGCATCAAGGGCGCGCCCGATCTCATCGCCGCCAGGAAGGtggccgacgccctcggcacCGTCCACCACGAGATCCACTTTacccccgaggaggcgctcgacgcgctcccggATATCGTCTGGCACCTCGAGACGTTCGAGCAGGTCCGCGCGTCCGTGCCGATGTACCTGCTGTCTCGCGCCATCAAGAGCTACGGCTTCAAGATGGTGCtctccggcgagggcgcggacgagctctTCGGCGGCTACCTCTACTTCCACAAGgctccctccgccgcggagttcCACAAGGAGTGCGCCAGGAAGACCACCCGCCTGCACCAGTGGGACGTCCTTCGCGCGAACAAGTCCACCATGGCGTGGGGCATCGAGGTTCGCACCCCGCTTTTGTCCCAGCAGGTGTGCGACTACGCCATGAACACCGACCCGGAGCAGAAGATGATCCGCATGAacgagacggacgaggacgggcaCCCGTTTCTCGAGAAGTACCTCCTCCGCAAGGCTTTCGACACCCCCGACCAGCCTTACCTCCCCGACGAGGTGCTCTGGCGCCAGAAGGAGCAGTtctccgacggcgtcggctaCGACTGGGTCGACGGCCTCCAGGACTACGCCAACAAGATGGTGAGCGACGAGCAATTCGCCAACCGCGAGCAGAGGTTCCCCCTCAACCCTCCCACCACCAAGGAGTACTACCTCCTTCGCGAGATCTTCGAGGAGCACTTCGTCACCGGAATGGAGAACGGCGACTGCGCGTACGCCACCTGCCCCTTCGGTAAGTCCATCGCGTGCTCCACCCCCGAGGCGGTCGCCTGGGACCCGGAGTGGGAGAAGAGCGTGGGCGACATCTCCGGCCGCGCGGTTAAGAACGTGCACGTGGCGGGTGACAAGTTTGACCTCAAAAAGGACGGGGCTGGCAAGGACACGAAGTCCTcggcgaaggagaagaagccggcggaggcggcgagcgtgaTGGCCATCATCGGCGGACACGCGGGCGTGAGGGGGAGCGTGGCGGTGAAGGCTGCCAAGGGCCCCGTGAAGagcggggcgagggcgctcggcgggcgaggacgcgcggctGTCAAGTCGCGGTTTGTCGGCCTTCGCGCCGtcagggcgagcgcggtggcgttcgCGTGA
- a CDS encoding predicted protein translates to MPRAPPAPKRQATLHDMGKVVSSRAFSYYNVSSEDVDRYKATLEDADTTKEEFLTALRHLSSMLMTRDLLTSSMIGKVVSRLRRKHPDEEVRKLAGAMVDKWKLEVIRQVDVDRRVERRSRGDVRTFIEAGRGGSGWRR, encoded by the coding sequence atgccgcgcgcgccccccgcgcccaagcGGCAGGCTACTTTGCACGATATGGGCAAGGTGGTCAGCTCACGCGCCTTCTCCTACTACAACGTCTCgtccgaggacgtcgacagGTACAAGGCGACACTCGAGGATGCCGACACGACGAAGGAGGAGTTCTTGACCGCGCTTCGGCACCTTTCGTCGATGCTCATGACCCGCGACCTGCTCACCTCGAGTATGATCGGGAAGGTAGTGTCGCGGCTGAGGCGCAAGCAcccggacgaggaggtgaggaagctggcgggcgcgatggtgGACAAGTGGAAGCTCGAAGTAATTCGGCAGGTTGATGTCGATCGCAGGGTTGAGCGGCGGAGCAGGGGTGATGTGCGAACTTTCATCGAAGCGGGCCGGGGCGGGTCGGGATGGAGACGATAA
- a CDS encoding metallo-beta-lactamase protein produces the protein MSQFVASNFARPKPRHLPDLPPIKRVSDRVVRILGMNPSEFTLQGTNTYLVGTGPSRWLIDTGEGRREYIPLLRKAMEDEGVTGLEGILLTHYHGDHIGGLRDVRALMKDLGVDEPVLAYKRIRAGNGERAVRTDDNPHGDVDDPERSRCYVDVRDGDLFRCEGATIRALHTPGHTPDHVVFTLQEEGCMFAGDCVLNGNTTTFENLGEYTASLRRMAEALPRGGALYPSHGDVVEDGHKKLEEYMRHRSMREEMFMEALKEDWATRPERGGMTASELCRAVYAHQVSYLVLVTACEGITRQHLAKMTEEGRVIAEGGRGGWGWPGEVRYVPAAGEMAR, from the coding sequence ATGTCGCAGTTCGTCGCATCCAACTTCGCGCGCCCAAAGCCTCGCCACCTCCCCGACCTGCCCCCCATCAAACGCGTCAGCGACCGGGTCGTGCGGATCCTCGGTATGAACCCTTCCGAGTTCACTCTGCAGGGCACCAACACCTACTTGGTAGGGACCGGTCCGTCAAGGTGGCTCATAGACACCGGCGAGGGCAGGCGCGAGTACATCCCGCTGCTCAGGAAGGCCATGGAGGACGAAGGGGTGACCGGCCTCGAGGGGATCTTGCTCACGCACTATCACGGGGATCACATCGGCGGACTCCgggacgtccgcgcgttGATGAAGGACCTGGGCGTCGACGAACCGGTCCTCGCGTACAAGCGCATCCGCGCGGGtaacggcgagcgcgccgttcgcACCGACGATAACCctcacggcgacgtggacgacccGGAGCGAAGCAGATGCTACGTCGACGTGCGAGACGGCGATTTGTTCCGATGCGAGGGCGCGACTATCCGCGCCCTGCACACCCCGGGCCACACCCCCGACCACGTCGTGTTCACGCTGCAGGAGGAAGGGTGCATGTTCGCCGGCGACTGCGTGCTCAACGGCAACACGACCACCTTTGAAAATCTCGGCGAGTACACGGCGAGCCTTCGGCggatggcggaggcgctgccgcggggcggcgcgctttACCCGagccacggcgacgtggtcGAGGACGGGCACAAAAAATTGGAGGAGTACATGCGTCACAGGTCGATGCGCGAGGAGATGTTCATGGAGGCGCTGAAGGAGGactgggcgacgcggccggagcgcggcgggatgACAGCCTCCGAGCTGTGCCGAGCCGTGTACGCTCACCAGGTTTCGTATCTGGTCCTGGTCACGGCTTGCGAGGGGATCACGCGCCAGCACCTGGCGAAGATGACGGAGGAGGGGAGGGTGATCGCAGAGGGAGGCAGGGGCGGGTGGGGTTGGCCCGGGGAGGTCAGGTACGTCCCAGCCGCCGGGGAGATGGCGCGGTGA
- a CDS encoding predicted protein, with protein sequence MAGLTLGKGAWDCDNNVEIPPDKEQIVFEEVATREFLAFGVLPTVPRRKDNDHLAFFCDGCRYRIKASVHDDTVRDIRRRLWEGGLGRGGAMQTGKRDIIERWEDVMLSYKFKMMVDDDANLAEYGVPPGCKCLIAVDKNKLGKPPPFKSDYWA encoded by the coding sequence ATGGCAGGACTGACGCTCGGCAAAGGCGCGTGGGACTGCGACAACAACGTCGAGATACCCCCTGACAAGGAGCAAATAGTCTTCGAGGAGGTCGCCACGAGAGAGTTCTTGGCTTTCGGGGTGCTCCCCACGGTCCCGCGACGTAAAGACAACGACCACCTCGCCTTCTTCTGCGACGGTTGTAGGTACAGAATCAAGGCCAGCGTGCACGACGACACCGTGCGGGACATCAGGCGGAGGCTCTGGGAGGGCGGACTCGGCCGAGGCGGTGCGATGCAGACTGGCAAGAGAGACATCATCGAGCGTTGGGAGGACGTCATGCTGAGCTACAAGTTCAAGATGATGGTGGACGATgacgcgaacctcgcggagtACGGCGTGCCCCCTGGGTGCAAGTGTCTCATCGCTGTCGATAAGAACAAGCTCGGAAAGCCACCGCCGTTCAAGAGCGATTATTGGGCGTGA
- a CDS encoding major facilitator superfamily (sugar (sialic acid)): MTVARGGPATTSGCRPTSRPVRARPVAVRTVSRRTRLARPDSGRLPGLAGRRRAERNPRRGPGSVATRASDSGGDLDVDDDRLEARGVPDAFTSGSAASSSESRFVQKGFDAGRRARPLGGFDGDDDDDESDAPIARRPRVKPDAAAAANGADGEFPAWEPKFPSSLDDLGERWRSMPSRYRILLGTCCAFVLCNMDKVNISVAIIPMAKDMGWSVGTAGLLQSAFFYGFALSQLPGGYLATKFGGARMLPIGVFIWSAATMAVPFVAGDTTALFISRVLVGLGEGISPAAATDVIARSVPLRERSRAVAFVFNGFNIGSVLGLSAAPLIIEAFGWRTVFEVFGALGVLWVMSVGFGIYARGGATPGTPAGASGDLAPVEGLTGQRKLEPGAEERDGVPWGQIFGATPLRALAYVHFCNNWGFYVLLAWLPSYFTQELGVNLTNASLFTLLPPLGSGLVASAVGPLADNLLERGWEVSRVRKTAQAIAFLGPASAMTAAAAIDDPTLTVGLLTVGLSLASFSYAGLYCNHQDMSPRYSSILLGITNTVGALPGVIGVPLTGYLLEMTDNWELSMFVPAVFFYVTGVGVFTKWGRAEKQSWG, translated from the coding sequence ATGACCGTCGCGAGGGGTggaccggcgacgacgagcggttGCCGACCCACCTCGAGAccggttcgcgcgcgtcccgtcgccgtgagGACCGTGTCCCGTCGAACGCGCCTCGCTCGGCCAGATTCGGGCCGACTGCCGGGGCtcgccgggcgacgccgcgcggagaggAATCCACGACGGGGACCGGGttcggtcgcgacgcgggcatcGGACTCGGGCGGGgatctcgacgtcgacgacgatcggcTCGAGGCCAGGGGCGTACCCGACGCCTTCACCTCCGGGTctgccgcgtcgtcgtcggaatcgCGTTTCGTTCAAAAAGGCTTCGACGCGGGgaggcgcgctcgtcccttGGGTGgattcgacggcgacgacgacgacgacgaatcggACGCCCCGATCGCCCGGCGGCCTCGCGTTAAacccgacgcggccgccgccgcgaacggggcgGACGGGGAGTTCCCCGCGTGGGAGCCCAAGTTCCCGAGCTCGCtggacgacctcggcgagcgttGGCGCTCCATGCCGTCGCGGTACCGCATCCTACTCGGCACGTGCTGCGCGTTCGTCCTGTGCAACATGGACAAGGTGAACATATCCGTCGCCATCATTCCCATGGCGAAGGACATGGGGTGGTCCGTGGGCACCGCGGGGCTCCTGCAGAGCGCGTTCTTCTACGGGTTCGCGCTCTCGCAGCTGCCGGGCGGATACCTGGCCACCAAATTCGGCGGGGCGAGGATGTTACCCATCGGCGTCTTCATctggtccgccgcgacgatggcggtgCCCTTCGTCGCGGGGGATACCACGGCGCTGTTCATCTCGCGGGTTCTCGTGGGTCTGGGCGAGGGGATAtcgccagccgcggcgacggacgtgATCGCCAGGTCCGTGCCGCTGAGAGAACGTTCGCGAGCGGTGGCGTTTGTGTTTAACGGATTCAACATCGGCAGCGTCTTGGGtctgtccgcggcgccgctcatCATCGAGGCGTTCGGGTGGCGCACGGTGTTCGAGGtgttcggcgcgctcggcgtgctTTGGGTGATGTCGGTGGGTTTCGGCATCTACGCGAGGGGAGGCGCGACTCCcgggacgccggcgggggcttCGGGAGACTTAGCCCCCGTGGAGGGTCTCACGGGCCAGAGAAAGTTGGaacccggcgcggaggaacgGGACGGGGTGCCGTGGGGTCAGATCTTCGGTGCGACGCCGCTGAGGGCGCTGGCGTACGTGCACTTCTGCAACAATTGGGGCTTTTACGTGCTGCTCGCGTGGCTGCCCAGCTACTTCACGCAAGAACTGGGCGTGAACCtcacgaacgcgtcgctgTTCACGctgctcccgccgctcggaTCCGGTctggtggcgtccgcggtggggcCGCTCGCGGACAATCTGCTGGAGCGGGGCTGGGAGGTGTCCAGGGTTCGGAAAACGGCGCAGGCCATAGCGTTTTTGGGGCCGGCTTCAGCaatgacggcggcggctgctaTTGACGACCCCACCCTGACCGTGGGTTTACTCACGGTTGGTCTCTCATTGGCGTCGTTCTCATACGCGGGCCTGTACTGCAACCACCAGGACATGTCGCCGAGGTATTCGTCCATCCTGCTGGGTATAACCAACACGGTTGGCGCGCTTCCCGGGGTGATTGGGGTTCCGCTGACGGGATACCTGCTGGAGATGACGGATAACTGGGAGCTCTCCATGTTCGTGCCTGCGGTGTTCTTTTACGTCACAGGCGTTGGGGTCTTCACCAAGTGGGGCAGAGCGGAGAAGCAGTCGTGGGGGTGA
- a CDS encoding mitochondrial protein translocase family (inner membrane translocase Tim10 (import)), producing MSVNVGKLSAEEKEKMYSAATTEMEYRVELFNKMVGSCYEKCIDKKFKDGDLNVGENSCVDRCTSKYWQTVGIVGQMLGAADQAAMQQGR from the exons ATGTCGGTCAACGTCGGAAAGCTcagcgccgaggagaaggagaagatgTACTCCGCGGCCACCACGGAGATGGAGTACCGCGTCGAGCTCTTCAACAA GATGGTGGGTTCGTGCTACGAGAAGTGCATCGACAAGAAGTTCAAGGACGGGGACCTTAACGTGGGGGAGAACAGCTGCGTGGACAGGTGCACCAGCAAGTACTGGCAGACCGTGGGTATCGTGGGCCAGATGCTGGGAGCGGCTGATCAGGCGGCGATGCAGCAGGGGAGATAG
- a CDS encoding predicted protein: MLARGVSLASRRVLRIAGEEAIPFLQRILTNDVRSLADAGAAPVYAALQNAQGRVRHDLFLHREFGGALLADLPADGFKDALDALVKLKLRSPVTLDDAGEELRVVVAGGERSDRRDPTADGSAEWVPPVDAESADDDILSFLQPDPRWHGLGLRGVIPAAAAAELLPAGADPEEAEAAYAQWRYTLGVAEGSEELGGLLPLECNLAGLNAISFDKGCYIGQELTARTHHTGVVRKRIVPALFARRSQWIAKDSAGVGGRASTPQEKWSGHEVPTRNGDANTNEQQKPRARPGMDVFLDGAPTTGKPVGKVIAARGDVGLILLRIEHLAKADSAEDLALVAHGNDERCHVDARVNIPDWWDDTWLQSSLR, translated from the coding sequence ATGCTCGCTCGAGGCgtgtcgctcgcgtcccggCGCGTTCTACgcatcgccggcgaggaggccatTCCCTTCCTCCAGCGCATCCTCACCAACGACGTGcgctccctcgccgacgcgggcgccgcacCCGTCTACGCGGCGCTCCAAAACGCGCAGGGCAGGGTGCGCCACGACCTCTTCCTCCACCGGGAGTTCGggggcgcgctgctcgcggacCTGCCCGCGGACGGTTTTAAagacgcgctggacgcccTCGTCAAGCTCAAGCTCCGCTCGCCGGTGAccctggacgacgcgggcgaggaacTCAGGGTGGTGGTCGCCGGGGGCGAACGGAGCGACCGGCGCGATCCCACCGCCGACGGTTCCGCCGAGTGGGTCCCTCCAGTCGACGCGgagtccgcggacgacgacatccTCTCCTTCCTCCAACCCGACCCGCGGTGGCACGGCCTCGGACTCCGCGGCGtcatcccggcggcggccgcggcggagctccttcccgccggcgcggaccccGAAGAAGCCGAGGCTGCGTACGCCCAGTGGAGGTACAcactcggcgtcgccgagggatcCGAAGAGCTCGGCGGCTTGCTCCCGCTCGAGTGCAACCTCGCGGGACTCAACGCGATATCGTTCGATAAGGGATGCTACATCGGACaggagctcaccgcgcgGACGCACCACACCGGGGTGGTTCGCAAGCGCATCGTCCCGGCGCTCTTCGCCAGGCGGAGCCAGTGGATCGCGAAGGactccgcgggcgtcggcggccgagcgtccacgccgcAGGAGAAGTGGTCCGGGCACGAGGTTCCGACCcggaacggcgacgcgaacacCAACGAACAACAAAAGCCGAGGGCGCGCCCCGGCATGGACGTGTTCCTGGACGGCGCACCCACGACGGGGAAGCCGGTGGGTaaggtcatcgccgcgaggggcgacgtcgggctGATTTTGCTGAGGATCGAGCACCTGGCCAAGGCGGATTCGGCGGAGGACCTCGCGCTGGTGGCGCACGGGAACGACGAACGGTgtcacgtcgacgcgagggtgaaTATACCGGACTGGTGGGACGACACGTGGCTCCAGTCCTCCCTGCGGTGA
- a CDS encoding predicted protein: MPGSRDPTPPVASSLWMDVPYRLFFAHSSPTWAGGGVAFVDVTSLSPTLPTAFRLYRITLEQFNDVLAQENGMEPGAAGCRELTGDDAARLVRHWRTEASSLAATGPDEVMHAGTTGTTGPPAESRAPSELWYGYVKCVGVKANEPVLTFTCDADELSGFRSGDIPTNPPCEAYVDVIAAGLVQCGLGETEARGYLEARVEASMTSDAGAAAV; the protein is encoded by the coding sequence ATGCCGGGGTCGAGGGATCCAACCCCACCGGTCGCGTCCTCGCTGTGGATGGACGTTCCGTACAGGCTGTTCTTCGCGCACAGCTCGCCCACGTGggccggcggaggcgtcgcgttcgtcgacgTCACGAGCCTCTCACCGACGCTCCCCACCGCGTTCAGGCTGTACCGAATCACCCTGGAGCAGTTCAACGACGTGCTGGCGCAGGAGAACGGGATGGaaccgggcgcggcggggtgtcGCGAGCTGActggggacgacgcggctcggCTGGTGCGCCATTGGCGGACAGAGGCTTcttcgctcgcggcgacgggacccGACGAGGTGATGCACGCGGGGACCACGGGCACGACGGGCCCACCGGCGGAGAGCAGGGCGCCGAGTGAGCTGTGGTACGGCTACGTCAAGTGCGTCGGGGTGAAGGCGAATGAGCCGGTGTTGACGTTCacgtgcgacgccgacgagctgAGCGGGTTCCGCTCGGGGGATATTCCCACGAACCCCCCGTGCGAGGCGTACGtggacgtcatcgcggcgggttTGGTTCAGTGCGGGCTCGGCGAaacggaggcgcgcgggtaCCTCGAGGCACGGGTCGAGGCGTCCATGACatccgacgcgggcgcggcggcggtgtag
- a CDS encoding predicted protein — MAEAVMRRRRRGEENGYMSPTSDGEDSPREWRRRNPLAPFFKRPRRPSLPEGARAIPEGARNFVRAKLTGDPRVRVRDYVKMPRTIQTIDKVSFTLGVVGLMLTQFVATEHPEYFWFYYLCSAPLVFIYRIIMYRMIKYHYFLIDFCYYANLACFVHILGAPTSGRLFRSVFAYSNGPILWAIPLWRNSLVFHSHDKVQSVFIHTAPAILTWCTRWYGQGDLTWSWWGLGDATGWLFAAREGDHGQAVAPGLMYADVAAVHRAPNRLTVEQLTMSYDVVDVVREFYVYPVVGYLIWQVIYLVITELFYVKRLDNDPELVTSLRWLANDYKAPVTRWALRTSRRVGLFAQDELFDHNSLKTKFVFVSLQLVYTMVTFLPIPMCYASKAVHTTVMLLVFLSCIWNGAEYYIDIFSRRYAKKFDDGTFMGSVRDDDNADAAVAEAVLAAGSGDLARRSGGGDLARRSGGGDLARRSGGPQKSLR, encoded by the exons ATGGCCGAGGCCGTCATGAGACGGAGGCGG CGAGGCGAGGAGAATGGGTACATGTCGCCCACctcggacggcgaggacagCCCACGGGAGTGGCGGCGACGCAATCCGCTCGCCCCCTTCTTCAAACGCCCCAGGCGCCCATCCCTCCCCGAAGGGGCTCGCGCCATacccgagggcgcgcgcaACTTCGTCCGCGCCAAGCTCACCGGCGACCCGCGGGTTCGCGTGCGGGACTACGTCAAGATGCCCAGAACGATCCAGACCATAGATAAGGTGTCCTTcacgctcggcgtcgtcggcctcATGCTCACCCAGTTTGTCGCGACGGAGCACCCGGAGTACTTCTGGTTCTATTACCTCTGCAGCGCGCCGTTGGTGTTCATATACCGCATCATCATGTACAGGATGATCAAGTACCACTATTTCCTCATAGACTTTTGCTACTACGCCAACCTCGCGTGCTTCGTTCACATActgggcgcgccgacgagtgGACGACTGTTCCGGTCCGTGTTTGCGTACAGCAACGGCCCGATACTCTGGGCCATACCCCTGTGGCGCAACTCGCTAGTGTTTCACTCGCACGACAAGGTGCAGAGCGTGTTCATCcacaccgcgcccgcgataTTGACGTGGTGCACCAGGTGGTACGGACAGGGCGACCTGACCTGGTCGTGGTgggggctcggcgacgccaccggctggctgttcgccgcgagggagggggACCACGGgcaggcggtggcgccgggtTTGATgtacgcggacgtcgccgcggtgcacaGGGCGCCGAACCGTCTGACCGTGGAGCAGCTCACGATGTCGtacgacgtcgtggacgtcgttCGGGAGTTTTACGTGTACCCAGTGGTCGGCTACCTGATCTGGCAAGTGATCTACCTGGTCATCACCGAACTGTTCTACGTGAAGCGCCTGGACAACGACCCCGAGCTGGTGACCTCCCTGCGGTGGCTCGCGAACGACTACAAGGCACCTGTGACGCGGTGGGCGCTGCGCACGTCCAGACGCGTGGGTCTCTTCGCGCAAGACGAGCTCTTCGATCACAACTCGCTCAAGACGAAGTTTGTCTTTGTCAGCCTCCAGCTCGTCTACACCATGGTGACCTTCCTCCCGATACCCATGTGCTACGCATCCAAGGCTGTGCACACGACGGTGATGCTTCTGGTGTTCCTATCCTGCATTTGGAACGGGGCCGAGTATTACATCGATATTTTCAGCCGGAGATACGCCAAGAAGTTCGACGACGGTACCTTCATGGGCTccgttcgcgacgacgacaacgccgacgcggccgtcgcggaggctgtgCTGGCGGCGGGCTCCGGGGACCTCGCGAGACGGTCGGGGGGCGGGGACCTCGCCAGACGGTCGGGGGGCGGGGACCTCGCCAGACGGTCGGGCGGGCCGCAGAAATCGCTGCGTTGA